Sequence from the Bicyclus anynana chromosome 2, ilBicAnyn1.1, whole genome shotgun sequence genome:
CAGACTTTGCAACATCGTCGCAATGTAGCTTGTCTGTCAattttttaccggatatactttggtGAGTCTGCTCAGGAACTGCAACAAGACAGCAAGACGTCCATCCATATATTGTGGcgtccaggcaactcgtacgaaacgatttgcatccacatttctaattcgtacagcaaaaagtTGGAAtgccctttttttattctttacaagttagccctacaaTCTCTacagactacaatctcacctgatggtaagtgatgatacagtctaagatggaagcgggctaacttgttaggaggaggatgaaaatccacacccctttcggtttctacacggcatcgtaccggaacgctaaatagcttggcggtaagtctttgccggtagggtggtaactagccacggccgaagcctcccaccagccagacctggacaaattaagaaaatctcaatctgcccagccagggatcgaacccaggacctccgttttgtaaacccaccgcgcataccactgcaccgcggaggccgtcgaaggcccttccggcgtttgtgtttcacACTTACAATCACACAAgtatttaaacaccttcaaagcaagagtgattAGGCATCttgcaagcgcgctccaacttagaccgcattaatgctttccatctAGCTTatttgtagtcaagcgcaaacctatattgcataaaaaaagcCTAATATAGTCACCTAATACGCGGTAGTAACTGTCCCTCAGTACAATCATGTAGGGACATGACGCGGGCGTGTAGCGAGACCACCAATAATGTTGGCGATGTCCTTCGTCCCCGTCCCGTCCATAACAGTAAAGGACTTAATATACTACGCCTCTACGTACACTGTGCTATACTGTGTATTTAGTGACTGACTTACACAATGcgtgtattgttttttttttatttttttataaaatatttcctttCCATGAAACCTTAATAAATAGGGGTTCACtctatttcatccccttttatttttattttcgctgCATGAAGTATCTTATGACCATTTTCGTAATATGCTATCATTTTCATAATATCGAATCGTGCTAAGTTTCAGTTTGGTTCatctagtagtttcagagtgatacatttaaaaaaatgcttgtttttaactttcttgtgttttttaatatacttgctattattatgataatgtcatactaataaaatctttttaacaaaaaaataaccgatgcattactctaaaaagcgaaaaatagcatCGTACCGTCTTTTCTATTAATCGCTTTGAAGCCGGTGCTATTTCAAATAACAAAAAGCCTCCTAGTAACATGCAGAATCGACATCTAAATACTTTTTCTGAGTTCAAAGCTGTAATCAGAATGTGGTCCGTGAATTATTATGGATACTCACATCCCTATAGCACCTGcagggctagcatgggcaagggataaaatttttatccacccattatatccactgactaaggatataaattgtctttccacccgtcatagcatggccacaagggaaagacaaattaatccccgattgacattaggcgtggagatcttttcctcgactataGCATAGGGAGTGGATAAAGGGATATAttttgggacttttgacatttaaacgcgataaatttatccctgtgaagttgatgtggggataaaactttacttaaaaaaacaattatgtctcgcatgttttgggcactaacaattgcttcgcaagaagaaaaaaaaatgcgaaaaaTACAGCGACGTGAAATAAGAGATCACTGTAATCCGTTCGAACTTCCCGATACGGAATTTCAAAGACTGTTTCGGATGCGTAAGGACTGTGCATTATACATTTGCAACGAGTTGTGCGATGCTCTAAAGCCGGCAAATGTTGTAGACGGAATGCCAGTGTATAtaaaagtaagtacctaccaaaGTAATTAccttttttaagtaaatacacaggttaaaaatgtgaataatGTAACTTAAATACTTACTAATTGTTTTTAAGGTTCTCACGTCTATCAGACTGTTAGCTGACGGTAGCTATCAAAGAGGTACAGGCCAAGACCATGGTCTGGCGGTTGGCCAAACAACAGTCAGCAAATATCTGACTCAGGTTATCAGTGCTATCATCAGAATGTAAGCATCCACATATTTATGTCTaatagtgtaaaaaaataatagtataaagcatttactattttgttttatttctagtTTGATGCCAAAGTGGATAGCTTTCCCTGGATTGGAGCAAACAAGGCAAAAAGTTGCTCAAGCCTTTCTGGTGAAACATGGTGTTCCAGACATTCTTGGAGCAATTGACTGCACCCATGTTGATATTTTTCCTCCACCTTTTCCAACTGGAGTGCAgtacaaaaatagaaaaggcaGGTCAACAATAAATGTGCAACTGGTAAGAACCAACATGATTCACCtacagtaaaataatatatttgtaggAGTTAATAAAGTAAATGTTTATACTCCAGTAAGCAACATAGTGGTTAGCCTATCTGGCTTCGATGTCGAGGTCCTATGTTTGAATCCTAGGTTGGGTTGTGGAATATTCTAAGTTTGGaaatttctttgaagaaatctaagaaattttcagaaaattttAGGCTCTATATCCGGAGTCCCGAAATTGGTGATGTTACATCCCTGTGTCTCAGAGAGTGCATTAAGCCGTTGGTCCCAGTCACTATCACCAACATCTGTTTGTGATGGTTAATGAATTAAacatcaccctaagcccgccagcCTGCTTTAAAGCAGAGTGGTGGGTCTACGCTCCATAGCCCCGCTCCTACAAGGAGGTCGGCCTGGCTCTGTAGCGAGACATTAATAggctgatgattatgatgaagcaACATATgtgttaattaatgaatttttgtTGCAGGTTGTGGATGTCGAGTGCcgcattataaatataaatgcccGATATCCTGGAAGAGTCCACGACCAGTTCATCTTTAACAATTCTAAGATTAAAGAAGAACTGGTTCGTTTGCACAACAGTAGGATAGGAAATTATTACCTtttaggtacctatacctattaTATATTGTGTTGAAAATTTATTATGGTATAATGTTAGTAGTAGCATTTCCATGTTTTATTCTGTATAGGATAGCATGATTCTCTGATTTCAGTTCCACAGAATCTTAGTTTAACTAAAAACTGTTAGATAACAAGACAAAACAATCTactgtatataaaaattaataatactatgattatatattatacaaatttattttgaaaacattaacaataaaatgtaataaaacaaacaaaataagaaatatacagagacagagagagagagtgTTTTAgctacaagttttttttttcttgttgagTAAGTTAAGTTAAGAGTAAGAGTTGAGTTGTTGAGTGGGGGGTACTTCTCCTTTCTTCCTTTCTTATTTGCACTTAAAAAAATCGATGTGTAAAtctgaaaaggaaaaaatgAGTTGACACATAATGTACAGCATTGTTCATAGTAATGTTTTACAGGTGATTCGGGTTATGCACTGGAACCGTGGTTGATGACTCCGGATTTAGATGCGGCACCTAACAGTCCTGCCGAAAAATACACAAACTGGCATTGCCAAGTGCGAAATTGTGTTGAGAGGACCAACGGGTACCTGAAAGGTACATTTAGAAGTCTGGGTATTGATCGAGTACTTCACTACCAACCAGAGAAGGCTTCACAGCTAATATATGCCTGTGCAACCTTGTACAATATTATGCTGCATTACAGGTGTGTTATATTTATTCATCTCTGTGTGTTTTATggatattgtttattataaaattatatattgttataTCTTGTAGCCACAGTAATGTATATTTACTATGAGGTTTTTCCTTAGAAGCTAAggaattttaaatgaatatttttttatatttcagaaTTCCAATGTTGGAGCATACAATATATGGTACAGATGTTGCAAGGGAACAAAGAACCATTACAAATGCTGAAACAAGATTATTAAATGTTGCCAGACAAAAAAGACAAAGtattatcaatacatattttacttagTCCTTTTTGTAGTACTAAGACTGTATAATTGCAGATATTTTGCTTGTACTTCTCAGTAACAtcctattaaaaattaagtattaataaattttaaaatttgatttgattgttgttattgtaaaaacttaattttccaatatttaattaaaaaacaactaCTATGTCATTCACctgtttcttttaattttatttctgctACGCAGATGTGTATTTTGCTCcctaagtaaattattttgctCAGAGAGCAGTTCGTTTCTTTGTTTCAGCCTTTCATCTATACTCTGGAAAATAATATGGTCAGATCAATATTATCTATACCAGAACAGGGATTTTAACAATATGTATATCtaacatataataaattagtagaGGGCAAATttctatacaataaaaaaaaaactgagtcAGTAAGAAGTGTAAAAGAAttaaattggatttttaattttttttgtttctctgttagtctgtctgtttgtaaaGGCTAATCTCTATAACAACTggtcaaatttaaataaaattttgtatggtGGTAGCTTATATACCTGGCAACATAAGGGATACTTTTAATTCTGGTAAAGTGTTAATGTGGGATAGTCAAAATTCCATGATTATTTAAACAGCTTTCAACTTATGAAGTTAATTTTATGATCAAATTTAAGTAATAATGAACACCGCTCAAACAAAGTCGCAGGCAGGCATTAGTTAGTATTCAAATATATTGTATGCAATTgtgttaattattgttattgaaaatagtattggaaaatggaaaaagaataagaaaaactattacttttaaaatGGCATTGTGCTCCTcttgtaattttgaaaatgtttcgGTCGAGGAACCTTTTTTTCTCAGGATGGGGGTGGACGAGAATTTTAAAGATGGAGTGGATAGGGAGGATGGAATGGGTTCGGAGGATGCAATGGGTTGGAAGGAATGAATGGGTTGAGAGGATGCCATTACTGGGGATAAGGGAATAGGTGGAATATTTTCCATCTCCACTGGAACTTCAAAGATTTCCTGACATGAAAGTAGAAAAATTAGCTTAATCATGCATTTTAGCCAAAAGACAAAAACATGCCACATTAAATGgaattaaacaatacacacatatgGGCCTATTTCGGTCTCTTCAGGCCCAATGCCTGTGGAGGCCTCCTGTCCTATAATAGACAGCACCTTATTAGTTATATCTGATACTACTGGGACATTTACATAGTTCCCAGTAGTGTGCCTCGCTCGAGACGAGGCTGCATTTTCCGAGCGTGAATTGTTTTTAATGTCCTTCCATGTctgcaaataaaataacattgttaCTATGAATAGTACTAGGATTAGTATGCCgctacaaataatttaaaatttgttagcTGATATACACAAAGTAAATAGTAACATACCTGTTTCCATTGGTTTATTGACCTATCTGGCCCATACTCTTTCAACATCTCTTTTAGTGTTTGCCACTGGGAGTCGGCCCTTTTACCTCCTAAAGGGCCTGTGAACTCCCCAGTGGCAAGATGATTATGGGTAGACATGAACTCTACCAAAACCTCAATCTGTTTTTTGTTACTTCTTTGTctgaataaaatgaaatatatgatTATTTAGGTAAACGATTATCTACTAGGTACAttctgtttttatataaaacatcttACTTTTTGAAACTCATTTTTTGGCTTttaccgcaaaaaacaatcaccattcaccaaacaaacaaatgtcaacagaaaacagataaataatatgcacaaaataaccaaagactgcaatataatattatcaaatttacgtttatttcggactattgaTTTTATAATCTGTAGTATAATgccaatttattaattatctacaAACGGGTGGACAattctttccctccgtttatccaccggggataatatatccaccggcgtgcccatgctcggagagtggataaaacgagtgtgggggataaacgttttatcctctccccgtggataaattatcccttgcccgtgctagccctgctggtCTCAATATCCACTTTTACTATTAATGATAAAGCGAATAATTATGAAGAGAAGAAAAGGGTCCAAGGGGCGTCTAGTTCCAAATATATTTGATGGAATATAATCATTATCTAGTCACTAAAGCGTGGATGTATGAGCATAGTTGATGGTTATATTCAAACCACTAATGTAAGTTGTACTACTTAGTCCTTATTGTTATTGCTCGGGAGAGAAAGGGATGTCGTTAACATTATTTGTGCTCATAAAATGCGAGCATCATGTCCGACCTGAATGACTGAATACTAGGGCGCCATAAAATTCCAATAGAATTACTTTATCCCGAAGAATTACAGAAATGTACTGGGTTGTTAGATACTAACAAATATTGCTAGATAGACCcagtacaataaattaaaaaaaaaatgtaaaactatcAAATCGAACAACAAATTTAATACTATTGGATCTGGGTCCTTGAAACCTGGCACTTGCTAAAGCCAGAACAATTGACTAGCGTACTTAGGTGTCAACATAATATGGTTTGTACCTATTCTGAGCTAAAATAAAAGCATGGGCTGATAGACCTCTTTTTActattttcaagttagcccttgacttcaatctcaaataaaatctcaaatatgacggtaagtgatgatgcaatctaagatggaagcgggctaacttgttaggacgaggatgaaaatccacacctctttcttCACATCGCATCGAAGTATATCTTAcacggtagtgtggtaactagccacggccgaagccttccaccagccagaccaataaagaaaactttatcggccggggatcgaacccgggaccttggtcttgtaaatccacagcacataccactgcgacacggaggcctTTTATCTTATTAGCTATCGCAGGAACTCTTTAAACAATCGATCTATAAATAAGATTATGACCTACttgtacaattttaaattacgcATTCCTTATTATGgcccgcggtttaacccgcgtaattcccgtttccACAAGAATAAGAggtataatatagcctatgatattcacaaataacgtagatttcaagtagtaaaagaattttcaaaatccgttgagtagatCCAAGGATATTTCCCATATAACACCACaaaactatacctctttataatattagtgtaaataagTGTTTTAATACTGCCAAgctcaatatattttaataagcgAAACCATAAATTACAAGTTGTTTACTATCGAAGGGGGTTCGCACAGTTattataacaaaagaaaaacaataacggCCAAGCGGTTAGAAATTAATTTCAGTAGAGTAATCGCCGCGCGGACGGCTGGCTTTGACGTGCAATTCATTACTGTATAGAAAATACTGTGGCGGAGGTTGGGCCTGACTGATGGAGGGAACATCAACTACTAAAGTAACTGGTCGACTAATGATATCAACGAAATGATATAAGGTCGATATGTTCCAAACATATGTACTAGTATCGTCAATATTTAtatcattcaatatttatttttaaattcaatggTAAATTAACGGCGATTTcacaaaattgattaataaagtGGCGATTCTGTCATAAACTgtagcgggcttacttggaaagGTTAAATTTTTATCTCCTGACATCTTTTCCTGTAGGTACTAGTCATTTACCACCATAGACTTAAAATGCGCACTTCGGCATCTTGACAGACAAATTTTGACTTATAGCGGCGTATTCGTAAACAGCGACTCTCTTTCCTTCTGTCGACCATTTGTTTTTCTCTTGTCTTGAAATTTGTCGTGGTACATATCGTAGGCTTATTGATCATACCTGATCCAATTTACaaccctaaataaaaaaaaaattaaaaacactaaACTGTCCCGACCTGGGTATCGATCTGTATTGAAAAATACACTAGCATTATCAACTACATCAAAGAAGACATCAATTTAACCATTAAAATCACCCAGATAGTCATTATATATACGATAGATGGTTAAAAAATACACCCCGGCTAACTACTGTGTCTGTTACCCAGACAGATTCAGTCGCTGACAGTCGACCACACCTTTATGTactcattaatattttatttagcatttctttttttattaaacgaagGACTGTTTATTAGTGGATTTAAATTTCCATTTTTGATTTCATTTGGGTTGAgtttgtttgaatatttttttgtataaaattactttattcgttttttaaatatttaattattcagtATATTTAATGATTCAGTATACGCTGATAGTTTGATTTATGAATCTGCGTGAAGGCACGAAAACGAGCTTGTGTTTGAAAGCTCCAATGTAACCAATTTGACGTCaaccgtagcgcagtggtatgcacagtgactgggccgattgaggtttatgGTGGGatacttcggccgtggctatttaacACCCCACCGgcatagacattttttttattatttacaagttagcccttgactacaatctcatctgatggttagtgatgatgcaatcgaagatggaaacgggctaacttgttaggaggaggattaaattccacactcctttcggtttctacacaacatcgtaccggaacgctaaatcgcttggcggtatgtctttgtcggtagggtggtggttAGACTtcattaatccggccctgtcgcaaaatctttGCGGACATCTCTATACACTACCCCCTGACTTTCATTCTTCTTTATATGTCGTCTTCGTGATGTGACCTATCGCTTAGGTATACATATAGGTTACTCTCGGTGTGAAAAGTGAATATTTCACACTCACAAATGCCCTAAAAAGCAAATGGTTCAAGAACCTATTGACATGAAATGTATTCGTACACCATAAATACGTGAAATTAATTCCACAGAGGTCAACTAGGCGAAATTCTTTAACAAGCGGCATAATTAAGTGTTTACCCCCAATCTCAATGCGACCCACACGTCCCTATCTCGAATTTATTTTCCAtacaaaactaaacaaaaataacGCCAATCAAAAATACACCTTAATACCTAAACCATTGAGCTTTCTTTCCTCTACGTGTTTTGTGTATAAGCTCTTTTGTGTCCGATGTAGAATAAATTACTGGACCCATATAACAGTTTCCGATTTATTAAAATCGATCTTAGTGTATTGAAAATAGGGTCTACTTTTGTTTGTCAACAAATTGTACACAGTAATAAGATACGTCTCAGTTTTCCCGAAGGCGTTTGAATTAATTTTCTGCATTGGGATTCTAAGACTAAACAAGGCGATTTTCCTATTAACCTCTCTATACACCTCCGGCTATTCGTTTAACACTGTCTGTTAACCTAGCTAATATGGAGAAGAGAacggattattttatttaaaaactctaGCTCTTACCGCAatctttttctatttatttacattttgtataCACGAATGTAAAAGATACTATGAATACTATTCCAAAAGATGTCATATATCAAATTTCCGATTTATTTCTGAGCCAGAAATAATCATAATTGGTTTCATTGTTAAGACTTAAAACGAATAGACTGCAAatacatttaatacaaaaaaaaaatataatgtatttcgTGTATCtcgaaatattttcttttacaaaaccATTTAGGTTTTACTAAAGCATAAAGCTTTACAAGAAAACTATATTCTATCGTCCAAAATTACTGTTCGTATTAACCGATCTATTTCCACGAGGGAATTATACGGAACCCGGGAGGGACATTAATAAAGAGCAGAAGCGGGAAACGGTCGCGgaatactaattattatcgatggaataaatgaattaattccTTAATAAGATCGGATAACGAGCCTCTGCCGTCGACCCTTAGTACGAGTACGCACCAACTCGAAatcgaaacttttttttttaaatacgaccCAAAGGAAAATtacatataatatgaatatataaACTCTTCTATTTTGTACTTTCGATAGAAGAAAACGAACTAATTTATCATGTTAAGTTGCATGAAGAACCTATCGTCTTTAAATATAACTTCTTGTCAAATGACATCTTTTTGTATCTGACTGGCTGGCATAACATCGAAAACCATCCAACTACTGGTGATAGCAAAATGTAACCATGAAAATTTGCATACACACACAGTCAGTATACTTACAGGTCTGTTCAATAAGgactttttaaaattcaacccttatgGTAAGGTAAATAGTAGGTAAAAATTAGGAGATGAAACTTtagctatctatatatataaaaatgaattactgttcgttagtctcgctaaaactcgagaacggctgaacggatttatcttatcttggtcttcatatgtttgtggaggtatagggaaggttcaaaaggtaagaaaaattagaataattgccgggaaaaccataaaaacaacccttttctatttcccatacaaacgtttaagagtcaaggggtagggtatggtaggggtagagtagtgtagattagttatagggaagaagtgcacataagtcaaagcgaatcttgaccgggtccactaatattatatgaaaatattaactttCATCTCCTATTAGACTTTAGAATATTATACAATCATTGactatttgaaatttttatgtcAAGTGGAGTGAAATAcccaaaaatattgaatttaagagaaaaaaaacatgttgGTAAAACTTCATTGTAGAATTTCAATATAATACGAAAACTACTGACACTCTTAAACTTTAGCCTTCGTTACTGAACAACATCGTACTAAAGATCAAAGGCTGCTGCTTGTTACGTGGAGCCAACGTAAATTGTAAGTAAAACTACGGGAGTTCAGGCTTGTTTACGTTGGCTTTCTTAGGGCGGATACACATTATACATGGGATACTTTTGAGGTAATATTTTCGTCTTGCTAGTAATTTTTTCATTCTCATATTCCAACAACATTGGAGATGATAAAATCAATTGAGCTGGCGTAGTAAGCACTAAAATGGCGATCCCGCCACGCTCAAtggacctcccactaggtgtgGTTCAACACTGTCCATGGTATTTAGGACTCCTCAGAAGGTGCCCAGCAAAACACTCACGATGCCCTTAACAAACTCAGCACGGTAGAAGGAGAGAAGTTTCTTGTAGTCCAATTTTTGTttgccataatttttttttaatgatgatatatGTTTAATATGACCAACAATCCCATTtctctccaattagtcgggaaggACTGTTTTAGGAGGACAATCCCTCCCCTCGGTGACGAGTCCGAcggctcttaccgttgagctattgaggctattacaATAGAACCCTTTCACGATTAACACGTAAACATCTTACAACAGAGCTCAGTATGCTAACTGTATGACCTCGAAGAAACGGTTCGCCTTCATCCCGTCATTAGGTTCTTGATAAATCGATCTATACCTATTATATCAATTTCTAAAGGCCGACAATGGGTTATGTTCTGAACAATAGAGTTGGGATCCCTCGAAGCATCAATAGATGAACAAGTACGTGCTATCAATATCATACACAATTACGTTTTTTGTCAATCAACAcagatcattaaaaaaatatatctatgtcATAGATCAAAAGACGCAGTAAGAACTTGTGGAAAAATAACTCACCATCAAATGCTTCGGAATCAAGgactaaaaatagtaaaaaggcggtttatatgtatatgtatatacgaccgatttgaaatatttttctgtatatttGGTAGGTATGGAAAAGGAGGCTGTAAAATATTTCTCGCCCGCCTCCTCCCATCTATTATCGATTTTTAGtacaaaaatatcattaaaaccaCTCAAATTAATTATACTATGGTACATTTTATGGTTTCGAGGTATAGtacctaaaatataataatagtttgacTAAAATAGTGCAAGAAAATAAATTGTACCTGTAAAAACGAATATAAacccaactagcggacgccgcgacttcgtccgcccttagacctacctacctactaactatagactaccttgctgccaaatttcatctttgtatgacATTTgtgagattttgtgatgaatgacctttcccATTTATACAGGATGTCTCGTAAATAGTACGTCATACTCTACAGgctgatagctgacatcaaggcctactaagagaacgcaatatatgttagcggAAATTGTACACATATTaagttatattgtttttgtacaaaatgcaaaaatcaatataacttaacttaacaaaaatcagtgcagtttagtcataccatgtgctgaaaaattacttaagccttaattttataaatggtaattatttttgaatacttcatcatcattcatcatttatcattatcaacccatattcggcacactgctgagctcgagtctcctcccagaatgagagttgttaggctaatagtccaccacgctggcccaatgcggattggcagacttcacacacgcagagaattaagaaaat
This genomic interval carries:
- the LOC112058529 gene encoding uncharacterized protein LOC112058529 isoform X1, encoding MVIVFCGKSQKMSFKKQRSNKKQIEVLVEFMSTHNHLATGEFTGPLGGKRADSQWQTLKEMLKEYGPDRSINQWKQTWKDIKNNSRSENAASSRARHTTGNYVNVPVVSDITNKVLSIIGQEASTGIGPEETEIGPYEIFEVPVEMENIPPIPLSPVMASSQPIHSFQPIASSEPIPSSLSTPSLKFSSTPILRKKGSSTETFSKLQEEHNAILKSIDERLKQRNELLSEQNNLLREQNTHLRSRNKIKRNRFTHRFF
- the LOC112058529 gene encoding uncharacterized protein LOC112058529 isoform X2, yielding MVIVFCGKSQKMSFKKQRSNKKQIEVLVEFMSTHNHLATGEFTGPLGGKRADSQWQTLKEMLKEYGPDRSINQWKQTWKDIKNNSRSENAASSRARHTTGNYVNVPVVSDITNKVLSIIGQEASTGIGPEETEIGPYSIDERLKQRNELLSEQNNLLREQNTHLRSRNKIKRNRFTHRFF